The Arctopsyche grandis isolate Sample6627 chromosome 7, ASM5162203v2, whole genome shotgun sequence genome includes a window with the following:
- the LOC143913963 gene encoding uncharacterized protein LOC143913963 isoform X1 produces MDTTRRKCRHTPLHGIIINHHHHHQQHRHRHTVGLSGAWVGSHNAPSRDNEHRNACELQWKVSSHAENSHGTRKIPNSTKRQNKTNKKSHTPIFTFTPKVCDSRK; encoded by the coding sequence ATGGATACCACGCGGCGGAAGTGCAGACACACACCTCTTCATGGCATCATCATCAACCACCACCACCATCATCAGCAGCATCGTCATCGTCACACCGTGGGCCTTTCTGGCGCGTGGGTCGGTTCACATAACGCGCCGTCACGGGACAACGAGCATCGAAACGCATGCGAACTCCAATGGAAAGTCTCGTCCCACGCGGAAAATTCTCACGGCACTAGGAAAATTCCAAACAGCACCAAACgccaaaacaaaacaaacaaaaaatcacaTACTCCAATATTCACTTTCACGCCGAAAGTTTGCGACAGTCGCAAGTAA
- the LOC143913963 gene encoding uncharacterized protein LOC143913963 isoform X2 yields MSRCTNKMFTCDFSGQKHPLHTKNCYRPYNEQWKRRSKQVGGRRRSINPDGCETNAQIAVMAESGGWRRRPPSHSQSHIKPYPDQMF; encoded by the exons ATGAGCAGATGCACAAACAAGATGTTTACCTGCGATTTTAGCGGACAAAAACACCCGCTGCATACAAAAAATTGTTATCGACCTTATAACGAACAATGGAAGCGGCGAAGTAAGCAGGTGGGAGGGAGAAGAAGAAGCATTAACCCAG ATGGTTGCGAAACAAATGCACAGATTGCGGTTATGGCAGAAAGTGGTGGCTGGCGCCGCAGACCACCTTCCCACTCGCAAAGCCATATAAAGCCTTACCCAGACCAGATGTTTTGA